One genomic segment of Hymenobacter psoromatis includes these proteins:
- a CDS encoding C40 family peptidase, with the protein MRSIWLIFGSLLLSLLGLKLYLGSVTTPPATAAQPAPTPLLVRLVAERRPAAAPVLARPSFVPRRDSIVGFALRQVGSPYLYAGMSPVSGFDCSGFVSYVFGHFGVPTPHSTALLIDVGQPVPRAEAQPGDIVVFTGTAATSTTPGHAGIVISALGETPLRFVHASSAQRASGVKISQVEGSGYERRFMQVRRVIANE; encoded by the coding sequence ATGCGCAGTATCTGGTTGATTTTCGGGAGTCTGCTCCTAAGCTTGCTGGGCTTAAAACTATACCTGGGCTCAGTTACCACCCCCCCGGCTACGGCGGCCCAGCCGGCCCCTACCCCCTTGCTGGTACGGCTGGTAGCCGAGCGCCGCCCGGCCGCCGCGCCGGTGCTCGCGCGGCCATCCTTCGTGCCCCGGCGCGACAGTATCGTAGGCTTCGCATTGCGGCAGGTGGGTAGCCCCTATCTCTACGCGGGCATGAGTCCGGTGAGCGGCTTCGACTGCTCGGGCTTTGTGAGTTATGTATTTGGGCATTTTGGGGTGCCTACCCCCCATTCCACCGCCCTGCTCATCGACGTGGGCCAGCCGGTGCCCCGCGCCGAAGCCCAGCCCGGCGACATCGTGGTTTTTACCGGCACGGCCGCCACTAGCACCACGCCCGGCCACGCGGGCATCGTCATCTCGGCCCTGGGCGAAACGCCCCTGCGCTTCGTACACGCCTCGTCCGCGCAGCGCGCCTCGGGCGTCAAAATCAGCCAGGTCGAAGGCAGCGGCTACGAGCGCCGCTTTATGCAGGTCCGCAGAGTAATTGCAAATGAGTAG
- a CDS encoding DUF2147 domain-containing protein: protein MYKSLAFLLALWLGLATHAAQAQTLSPLGIWTNSEKKATFEIYKCGDKLCGKIVTLTVPNDPATGKPKLDTQNPDPKLRTRPRLGLVFMQGFSYDSGNKWDDGKIYDPESGKTYSCYMKLEGENTMEVKGYIGFSLIGKSQTWTRVK from the coding sequence ATGTATAAATCGCTTGCCTTCTTATTAGCTCTTTGGCTTGGCTTGGCTACCCACGCGGCACAGGCCCAAACACTGTCGCCGCTGGGCATATGGACTAATTCGGAAAAAAAGGCCACCTTTGAGATATATAAGTGCGGCGATAAGCTCTGCGGTAAAATTGTGACCCTGACCGTCCCCAACGACCCGGCCACAGGCAAGCCCAAGCTCGATACCCAAAACCCTGACCCTAAGCTGCGTACTCGCCCGCGCCTGGGTCTGGTGTTCATGCAGGGCTTCAGCTACGACAGTGGCAACAAGTGGGACGATGGCAAAATCTACGACCCCGAAAGCGGCAAAACTTATTCCTGCTATATGAAGCTGGAGGGCGAAAACACGATGGAGGTGAAGGGCTACATTGGCTTTTCGCTCATCGGTAAGTCGCAGACCTGGACGCGGGTGAAGTAA